Proteins encoded in a region of the Gopherus flavomarginatus isolate rGopFla2 chromosome 19, rGopFla2.mat.asm, whole genome shotgun sequence genome:
- the LOC127037357 gene encoding C-C motif chemokine 3-like: protein MKVSVAALAVLIAAFCSQASAAGPQALNTPSVCCYKYSLNPISRSRVVKYEYTSSDCSKPAVIFTTIKGKTLCTNPDEKWVQRIVTQLRTREAVSMAP, encoded by the exons ATGAAGGTCTCTGTGGCTGCCCTCGCCGTTCTCATCGCTGCCTTCTGCTCGCAGGCCTCAGCTGCTGGTCCAC AGGCACTCAACACCCCAAGTGTCTGCTGCTATAAATACTCTCTCAACCCAATTTCACGGAGCCGCGTGGTGAAGTATGAATATACCAGCAGTGACTGCTCCAAGCCCGCTGTGAT CTTCACCACCATCAAAGGCAAAACATTATGCACCAATCCAGATGAGAAATGGGTCCAACGTATTGTGACTCAGCTGAGGACGAGGGAAGCCGTTTCAATGGCACCCTAG